GGCGAGCACGAGCCCCACGTCCGGCTTCCCAGGTGCCAAAGAGAGCCCAGCAGGGGTCCCGCTTCGCCCTGTCCCTCGATGTTCCCACCAGCATCCTCAGTGTCCTCATAGACCTGGCCAAGAACCAGGACATGAGGACCAAGGCAGCAGCCAATGCAGAACTGATGGCACGAATAGGCAAGAGGAAATAAGAAGCGGGGCCCCAGGGAGCTGTCAGGGGCTCGATGGACAAAATCTCACCTCACAGAGGAGCTAACTTCTTACATTGTGGCACTAGCACTTGGTTAGAAACAGTGTTAGTTCAGCAGTCCTTTAGAGCTTAGATCTGCTTTACTTTTATACTTGTATTACATGATTTTATTACATACCTCATTCCGCACCTACACCACTCCATGGACTGACTTGAAACAGAAGTAATTAAAAAGAatgatgtaaaacaaacagacaatgCAAACAATGTAAAATGATGTAAGATGAAGCGGGTCTTTTGTCTCACCCACGGGTCACACACTGTGATCAGGTTCTCAAAtctgtttcttgtgtttgtatgtgtagtCTTGAGTTCAAAGCAAAGGTTGTTCAATTAAATCCAATATGATACtcctattttttttctcaagtcTAATTCATTCCACTCTGCACTGATATCAGGCACGCTTAGTATAATTACAAGCATCAGCAACCCATAAAGCACAAATGAATGGGTCTTAGCCAAGTGAGCCTGCGTCACCCACAGCGCGCTCTGATATGTGATAACAGGACAAAGACATGGGCAGGAAATTGACCTCTGAAAGAAGAACAGACCCTTTCTTTAGACCTTTGTTCACAAATACTTGATACATTTGGCAAACAAGTCGCAGCTATTTTAAGTCTTGTGCATTATCTGCTCTCCATTAGACTAATATCTGTAGCATGAATCATCCGCGCTCCTGCACTGAGCATGAAATGTGAAGCAACAGAGTGAAATAAATGCTCATCTGatttacatttgaatttgttATGTTTTACGCCGGTCATGTCATCACTTCAAGCTGTGGTAGCTTCAGTCCTATAATATAACATGATGCAGCCACTGTGGAGTCACTACTGGGCATCACAGGAAACTCTCCAGCCACATTTATCCAGCAATTATTCAGACTTTAGCATTTGATTGTTGCCCTGGCTGGCATCAGTGAGCACAGGGTTGTTCATATTGCCACGGGAGTATTGTAACAATGATCTATTTTAGGTAGCCAAAATGGTTTTCCTCAGCCTTCTGTTACAGCAGTTATCTCTGGCAATGAACAATATGGGAAAGCATGCTGTATATTCAAAATACAGCAGTAAAGCCTTGTTTCCCCACACTACAGCTGTGTATAGTCTGGGGAAGTGTAGAGTAGAAATGTTgtagtttaaataaaaaatggataATACTCCACTCATCATCATTAGGCAGTTATCACAATAAACATCTAACTGGAGGCTACTCTGTTTTATGTAATGAGCGcagtcctctgagaacagtctGTATTCAGCCCTTTCAGTTTGGGTTTAAAGTAGTTTCACAGATTTGCCTTGACAAGTGGACTTCTGCTACAGCTGCTATATTACAGGAAATAAACTTGGACCCAAGAAGTTTCCACTGCCGATGGTttgcatttactcaagcactgtagcctacttaaaggagacctattatgcttttttgtctttttatcttttccttcagtgtttcataTATGTTCATGTGactgtaaaaggtcttgaaagttaaaaaaaaggtcaaagtccgtACCAACAGaatctcctctctcccacaggaaacacctcgtcagtagtcccacctttaactctgtgactttgtgacatcacactacatcatggagtcacacattttcataatttatgcCTTGAGGTTGGTTTGAattgtaagaattgatttagcacagctgctccattgttgttagtggtgctgggtcaggcatgtgcatgctgaccaatcagaggaggctgggtatttgggaggaggggccttaaagagacaggagctaaaacagagcgtttcaggcAGAGCACAACATGTCTCCTTACACTGTAGACATAAACTAGACGTTTTTATAAGTTTTTAATtgatattaaatcattttaactATCTCTATATTCTTGGGTGTGAAGGGTGAAAGTATTATTGGTGATTAAATCTGCTACATTTGCCCCTGGTCTCCCGGATACTTAAAGTAGCCTACATTTTGTTGCTAACAGTCTGATACCTCATTACTTTTATTCAGCttcagtacattttttaatacagGACTGAAGCATGTATTTTACACTCTGATATTACAGCTTTTACAGAGTGGAGGATGTACAAGGCAGTGAAACAGATCAGAAGAAGGGGTTTCCTACCTGTCTTAACCTGGAGCACTTCGTCGTTTGTCCACATGATGTCCCCATTGTTTCTCTTCCGCCCACAGACTGCACAATACAACTCTTCAATATTAGCTACAGTTTGGCGAAAAACTTTCTTCATATCGTCATATGTATCCATTATGTCCACTTCTTCACCGAGCAGCCTGTTGTTCAAATTGTTTCAGAGCGAGTattcagacagagagacaggagtcAAGATGGCGGCGGCTCGTTAGTGAGTCTGCTCCAGGTGTTGttaatcagctgctgctgcagtgaggcTCATGTGGAGGCTCTTCACAACAGGGACACACAGGGGGAAAAGTAAGTCTCAATACTTTACTGTTGCCTTGGTCCACTTTTGTCACACTGTCTGTAATTGCGATTTTAACGTAGTTTATtctgtaaaacattaaacaagCTGGTTCACTATTGAAACCAGTGCATTTCTATTAGCTTACTACTAAATTAGCAATATGCTACGTGGATATTGTATTCACTTTATTTGTACTGAAGTTGACCAGTCTTACCCATTTTCTGTGTATAGCCTACTTGTACAATTCGTGTTTTTCCACTAATGTCGTTAGCTATATTAACTTACATTGactttttttaagttaaagtcattaagtcattattttgaaatcaacACATACAGATTATACTAGAGCATTTTTACAGTCTTTAGGgattttattaaattatatcTGTCTATCTGAATGCTGCACAGTTGTTACCTTGGAAAGCAAGGCAAACTTTTTTCCTCACCTTCATTGAGTTGATCGTATGATTTCCTCATACAACCTCAGACCTCCTCTCAAAATCCCCCATTTTTATTCAGACCCACTTTTTATGTTTCCTTTTCTACTTTTACAGAAAGTCTTTGCCATTTTAGTAGTGCAACATTAAACATGAATAGAGGATTACAGCCTGTCCAGTAGGCAAACAGTATTCTTAGCCATGATGTCAGCgcagtgtgtgttttactcCAGCTTCCTCTGTTTTAAGAGGCTACTGAGTGTAAATGATGTGCTGCTCAGCTGGGTGTAAACTGTCAGACACAGACGGTGTAAAATACAGCCACTGGCAACGGCATATGAATAGTGTGAGGGAACAGTGCAAGCTTTTATTCTCTGGCATTTCACCTTAACTAAAGTTTAGGGGCTGTGCAGTATCTCTTTGCTATACAGCAGGTGTGAGTGTAAGTGAGGTTTCACCAGGTCACTTCTGATCCACAGAATCAGAGAAACGATCATTAAGACatcttactttttaaaacatttgaggaACACGGAAGGACGACTTTTTCACActaaaaacatcagatttaaTATTGCACCTAGGTAAGATCTCTGTCGCATCATTTCCCTTTCGTCTCCTGGGTTTTGTCTGTTGTATCTAGTGTACACAGGTGATCTCAGACTACCTGTAGCTTTAGTTGTAAAACATGACGTGATAACACAAGGAGGTCTGGACACTCCCTGTCTGCATCAGCTGACACCAATGTGTAAGATGACGTGTGGTGTGAACATTAAACCATGACCTAATTTGGGAAATTTCCAAGAATTGTGCTTCATGTCACTGTCACATATTGTCCTCCACCTCTGACGGAGACAAAAGGTACTATTTGTTTACAAAGTTGTCTCAAAAGTTGAAGTCCTAGTAGGTCTATATTTCAATAAAAGccagtttttctcttttgaattAATGATACAGTATCCAAATgcctgtatttttttatttttatcatgacTAACTTCACAACTCCTTTTTTGACTGCATAAAAGGGAGAAATCATGGCAGCTATCGTCCGTTTCTTGTCTGTTGGTGTGAAATCAGAAGAGCCATTAAGAGCCAACTTTAAACTGACTACTGACTTCTGGTTTCCTTTCATGTATCTTTTTGTCCTGTCTTTAAAGGATTGATTCATCCCCAttatacaaaacatacattctCACATACCCCAGTTGATATTAAGCCATGcagataaaaatgtatataatacaGTGGAGGTAATTAAAATCTAGTTTGTGCTGCTCAAAACattgagaaattacatttactgtCTTTAAATCCTTGCaataatgatgtattttgtaATCCACGTAACACAgtcagcatgtttttatttggaCTATTTCTTCAGTAGAAAGTAGTTCTGATGAAAACTGTCCACAGAAGCTGGTATCTCAAAACTTGGACATATCAAACCAAAACTATTTGCATGCCTACATAACAACAGAGTTgggtgagaaaatgtgttttagctaagtgggtgaactgacccttgaGGTTTATGTAATTGGGGCTCTCACAAGGGAGGGTCAGTGGGAGTGTTCATAGAGAGTTACTCAATAAAGCTGACGGTTTGCAACTGGCTCAACAGTCATTAGCACAAAGTTCAGAGACCAAGTGATGCAAGAAAAAGCAACAAGAGAAAAGACTGCACGTTATCAGAAAAGTTCAGTGGTGAAAACGGAATAAGGAGCCGCACTTCAggaacacacaaccacacacacaaccactgaaGGGGTTTTCTACGTACACGGTCGGAACAACAGCGGGTGAAGTGTCACCTTTCTATAACTGTAAGATAATTTAGGTTTTAggtttgttggtgtgttttatCGGGACATTATTGTGAAATGAGTGTagtttaaagaagaaaaaggttTGTCCTACACATTAGATTTTGTTATGATAGATGTTCACATGGAGGCCTGGATACTATGAGTAATATTACTTTTGGCTCATTGCAGGTGGAGGTGCTCTCAGATGGATTACGCGATGAAGTCACTCAGCCTTTTGACTCCGTCTTCCCTCTCCAAGTAAGAGCACTGTTCCGTGAGGTGGATGTGATAATCAACTGTTAGTTGATTAGACATGATAATATTATAAACTCTATCATATCTTTTCTCAGGTGTGTGACCTCAGCCAGTGCCTCAGTGACCCAGCAGCTCCTGTCGGTTCGGGCTCCTCGGCCAAGACCCTTCAGGGTCACGAACGCTGACCGCAGTGTAAAGAAGGGCATCATGGCAGAGACGCTCCAAGACCTGATAAATAAGGTAAGAAAAGGGATGTGAAGTGTTTTAAAGAGCTGAGGAAGTAAATGTGATGTAGCTGAGGGTGGATGATGATCACACAGTggcattaaaggataagttcaccaaaaaattaaaacaatacttCTGAATGTTGGTCCTTGTCAGACTGTCTGATGATGAAATGTTTGTGGTTGTGAGGTCTCCTGACCTGTGTGGCCGAAATAGCTCAGTTGGGAGAGCGTTAGACTGAAGATCTAAAGGTCCCTGGTTCGATCCCGGGTTTCGGCAGTCATATGtgacttttaaacacattagtggataaattcacccaaaaaatgaaattgtaggcaggttttttaatttttttattcggccctcatctacttcagttgttcaggagaatgctgcaaacgctgttttgctgtgaagctccagaaatattttgtggactacataacttcacccaacttttgATTAgtatgggggtgagtagataatgactaaattataatttttgggtgaacttttcctttaagactAAAGATATAGTGTGGAAGCATCCTGGTGTGTATCAAGGATTAAAATTACCATGGACAGTCTGGCCTGTGAGTTATTGCTTCTCCATCTGTGAGGCTCAAGCATGATTTAAGCTCACGCTGGTAAAAGTTCATAAGACTGAGGTGTGTCTGACATGTATATCTGAATTGTTTTCTAATGAGTAATGTGTATTTGGTCTCTCAGGTCAGTGACTCGTTGAGTGTACCGTGTGTCAGCGCCCTGGTGCTGGATGAAGATGGCACAGGAGTTGACACAGAGGAGTTCTTCCAGACGCTGCCTGAAAATGCTGTCCTCATGGTCCTGGAGAAGGACCAGAAGTGGACCCCACATCCTgtaagttattttttgtttttttaccctttTCAAATCTACCACTAGGTGACAGTGTTGATCAGCTGCTTCTGCTTTAAAATCACACACTGTGATGCTGAACATATTGATCTTCTACTTGTATTAAGCGTTTGTTATGCTAGTGATTCTTTGATGTATTCTTTGAAATCTGTTTCTCTAATGCGGCAGCCATGAATATGGATGGAGCTTAAGTCTGTAGAATGAGGAATAATACACTGACTGTTGAGTGAAATTTAATCAGCAAATATTTGATCCTTCAAATTGAATAGGGGAGTGATATGTCTGTTATTTTGCAAAGCCCGAACACAGGGCGAACACCAGAGATTAGTTTCTTCCTTCATCATTTCCTTCCCTCAAATCAGAGGCTGGGTTTGAATATTAATCAGACCAAGAGGTATCATCAAATTTGAATTGTGTTCACccaaaaagaaattaatttccATAGAAATTGATGCATGCACTGATTTGCAGCCCCTCTTCCACCCTAAATGTTTATTGAAGTGACCTCACACTGACcttgttttattgtcatttgCCATTGTCGTCACCATTGCTTCAGTCTTGAGCCTCTTCAGTGTGCTGGTGGAGCTGGGTGCTGCCATTTGACCCAGTTTTCTCGCTGCAATCGCACCAGTGAAATGTGTCCGTACCCTTTTGACCCGACTTATGTTCCTCTTCCTGTCGCCTAACAGAACAGCCCCTCCAGAGATCAACTCAGCGAGTGCAGGACGCGACAACGAACAGATGTGGCCAAGCTGACTTTAGATCTCTACAAGAACAACCCCAAGGATTTCATCGGCTGCCTGAATGTGAAAGCGACCCTGTACGGTGCTTATTCTGTGTCCTATGACCTGCGCTGTTACGCTGCCAAAAATATGCTGAAGTGAGTGAAAGAGCCTGCCAAATACCTAAAAGCTTCTgatatttttatgcttttgtgtttgagctattacataatgttttttcttcatgtcaAAACATGGCTCTGGTGACTTAAAAGaagctctgtttgtttttcaaaaaattaatttaatccaGTTAGAGATGAAAATTCAGCCTATTTAATGAATTTCTAATCCAAGcggatgattttttttgtgatgtggCCACCTACTAATCATTTTCTACTGTACAGCAGCTGCTTTTTAACCATATTAATACCAGTTACAGTAGCCTGCACACAACCCCCAACATGTAATTTCTAAATTCATATTTCACTGTGTATACCCATGTGGGTGGCAGAGTTCAAATGGTCAGATTGCAGAAGAACAAAGGCTAGATTTTACCCAGATTAATTCTGGGATGAGTTATGTCATCGCTGCTGAGATCTACTGGTTTTCAGCTTTGGCACGAAGCTTCAGTTGGAGAGGATAAAAATTTGCAGACTTGTCAAATATGAGGCTTTTGCACTCACATTTCACCACGAGAGGTTTGTTTCTAAGATGTCAGTTTTATGAGATGCAGTTAATGTGAGAAACAATCATCTGAGgttgtgaatatttgctgtCAGTCATTTTCTCGTCAGCTGGCGCTGGTCTGTCACGCTTGtctatttcattttctgtgacAATTACTCAAGAAATGACATGCCATAATATTCCCATGCATATGTATTTCCCAAGTTGCtcaaattctgtgtttttatacGTCTGTTTAATTTGccttctcactttctctctcaacGTTGTGCTTCCAGGGAGGCTCTGCGATGGACAGTCTTCTCCATGCAGGCCACGGGCCACATCCTGCTGGGCTCCTCCTGCTACATcgagcagctgctggaggaggaggagcaagcGGAGAAGAGCCTGACTCTGCCACAGGAGAGCAGGATCAGGCAGCTGCAGAGCAGGCTGCTGGGCAAGATATCTTATTGATGATGAACTACAGGCTTACGATGGatgagcaaaaacacacacagaagaaacaggAGGTCTCTGCCTGTTCATGTCACAGTTTGCTGTGCAGACATTTCAGACAGTCTCTTTTCATAGTCACTTATAGTCTTGCTctgttacatttctttatttgtacaCCAAAAGTTATTCCTCAGAAAGCACTTTTACTCACTACTGTGTAACTTTTTCCtatgatataaataaataaagctatcacttttttattttccgATTCCTGAAAGACCAGCACCCAAAcctttttggaatcagggttgtaagTCTTCGTACAGTAAGTCCAGAAGTGGGTTTAGATATATCAGCCAATTATAAATCTATCTTTGCGAGAACCAATTTGAGTTTTAGACCTTTGGAGTAAGAACATTTTTGGCGAACCTCATTTTCAGACGGAACCTCTAAGGGCTGTTAGAGGGTTCAAgaactgtttttaaaggttggAGTTCGGCATTTAGTTGTTAAGGTTAGGGTAAGGAGCTGGGGAATGCATTATGTCAGTGTGGGGCCTCACAAATATAGaggtacgtgtgtgtgtgtgtgggggggggggggttggttCCTGGTCTAGTCAGTGTAATTGGCAACAGGTCCAGCTGTCTCTCCCACGCTTCCTTAATTGTCCCCTGGCCTGCGCTGTCCTGTCAGCTGCAGCCTGCCTCTGCCTTAGAAAACCAGAGGAAGAGCAGGCAGCTGCAGGGAGGCGAGGGGACGGAAGCAAACCATtatactgagagagagagagagagagagagagatgaaggctTCAGCTGCCGGCAGAAGTGCCACTTTTGCCATCTTGTCTTGGAAGGTGGCATCAAAAAACTGCAGACAGATTGGAACCAAATTGGCTGTCTGATAAATGGTGAAGAAGATAAATGGCTGAGGTATGGACTCACTGGGTGAAGAGTACGACTTTGGTTCACTCTGAGGTGTCCTCAGCTGGTTTCTGCTCACTCGATTCTACATAAAATATTGACGAGAAGAAATAGAAATGATTGTCAGGTCATTTTTTGATTCGCTCCATGTTTGCATGAAATACAATACTCCACACAAAACTAATCTGTTTGCAAATGTATTGAGGGATATGGGTGTTgtctaaatgtaataaatgttttgaCCACATTTTCCTATTGTTTTGTATTGGCATCTCATCAGTTAAATCACATCTCATATGAATGCATGAACTCCAGTTGAACACCCACATGCAAACACGACATAAAAAGTGAACACTGGTCATGTGCCATTTCTTTGTCTGCACTGAAATGAGTCACGAGGCGCAGGCTGACAATCTCTCATGTTTTAATCTACATTTGTTGTTCACAGTATTCCTAAATGGCACTATTCAAGTGGATTACATTGTAGCCATATAACTGTCTACATTTGGATTGGTTTCCACTTGTTGCCAATCTGTTAAACAGGTTTGTCTGGCAAGtggtttcatttttctttcccttcACAGAGGGTGTGCAGATGCTTCAGCTGAAAATATCCAATCAAAGACTGCTTTTGTCTCATTTAACCTTAAGTTTGAGCTCAAAATTATAGTTTTTTCTGTAGGCTATACTATGTCATCATAAGAAGGCACAACCTCTGATCTAAATATAGAAAAAAGTGTCACCAtactacttttaaaaaaaacaactaaagccAATAATTGGAAACTGCTATCATTAATATTCATTAATTGGCAGGTCTTTtgaaacagctggaaaacagcTTGTAATCATGATGATAAAAAATTgagaaatattcaaaatatagatttttattCTTAAAAGAGCACTCTGACGATTAAGTGTTGCACTTGGAGGGatacgttttatttatttatttatttattttttttaaaaaaggatccAAATTGGTGCAGCAGAATCAGAGATATTGTCTTTTTATTCCATACATTATTCTTCCTTGTTAAAACCTgggcctacatttcccacaatacAACTGAACCAcagacagtttggtcagaaagtGTTATGCTAAGTAGTGTTTAATATGTAGCCTCAAACAGATGAGGAGTGGGCTGCAGAGGTCTTGTAAGATCACTTCTCTCTGACTGTGAATTTTTAcactttcagctgcagctgatgctgacccaagtgacatcacatgaggCTATTCATTAGGTTTTGCACatcttctggagcc
This Pagrus major chromosome 6, Pma_NU_1.0 DNA region includes the following protein-coding sequences:
- the cidec gene encoding cell death activator CIDE-3, coding for MDYAMKSLSLLTPSSLSKCVTSASASVTQQLLSVRAPRPRPFRVTNADRSVKKGIMAETLQDLINKVSDSLSVPCVSALVLDEDGTGVDTEEFFQTLPENAVLMVLEKDQKWTPHPNSPSRDQLSECRTRQRTDVAKLTLDLYKNNPKDFIGCLNVKATLYGAYSVSYDLRCYAAKNMLKEALRWTVFSMQATGHILLGSSCYIEQLLEEEEQAEKSLTLPQESRIRQLQSRLLGKISY